A single genomic interval of Coccidioides posadasii str. Silveira chromosome 1, complete sequence harbors:
- a CDS encoding uncharacterized protein (EggNog:ENOG410PTMG~COG:S~TransMembrane:3 (o397-420i427-447o467-486i)~BUSCO:5629at33183): protein MESSSSCHQRAVTDLVISCQFLEGGPNDNNWDSSFHLDQLKSLYAARLAICELNGAGAATPDKCVSILSLKQEDGPESYSTQFHAKPRKQQPAIPAQLESCLHSLESRPQWWTSYSNNRQNAAVMCQAARINVERDELLKHHRKLADITFGLGAALNQSLNDAAAEATKQRSFLDSINDLRLKIIRDMQDADVLARNRFSAFAIDLESQIRRTGAGAKESMRGILSDAGVLSKDILLSIKSIQDLKHSMNVYSEMLKQNSELAAADQERQKANSEITLATRQSLDQIRNQHIAIIDQEFSRLHSSVRSVNELIFSIHQKQVSLDERVENFEKAFQQFESQASLLQESLMMQISNQSRFQESFHADLRIAQSLLADVTSSATNLTLNVEKSLQRFDKFFNIGGILSSPSGRVWAVVLLCILIVLNPRIFATCLLIFVTVAGVVPGRALNVLRNLERSPLHPVKLESCARFACFVFGLIFGVIFVISLKKKEYISLPATRILFARISNRSERKSLDLA from the exons ATGGAGTCATCTTCGTCTTGCCATCAGCGTGCTGTGACGGACTTAGTTATATCTTGTCAATTCCTGGAAGGCGGGCCAAACGATAATAACTGGGACTCTTCCTTTCACCTGGATCAGCTTAAGTCCTTATATGCCGCCAGGCTAGCTATATGCGAGCTCAATGGTGCGGGTGCAGCAACCCCAGATAAATGCGTATCCATTCTTAGTCTCAAGCAAGAAGATGGCCCTGAATCGTATTCTACACAGTTCCATGCTAAACCCAGGAAGCAGCAACCAGCAATCCCTGCGCAGTTGGAATCCTGCCTCCATTCTCTAGAGTCGCGGCCGCAGTGGTGGACAAGTTACAGCAACAACCGTCAAAATGCAGCCGTTATGTGCCAGGCAGCACGCATTAATGTAGAGCGAGATGAGTTACTGAAGCACCACAGGAAACTCGCTGACATTACATTTGGCCTCGGGGCAGCCTTGAACCAGTCGTTGAATGATGCAGCGGCTGAGGCTACCAAACAGCGTTCTTTTTTGGATTCCATTAATGACTTACGTTTAAAAATAATCCGCGATATGCAAGATGCTGATGTCCTTGCTCGAAATCGATTCTCAGCTTTCGCCATTGACTTAGAGTCACAAATCCGTCGGACTGGCGCGGGTGCCAAGGAGTCCATGAGAGGTATCCTGTCTGATGCAGGGGTTCTATCTAAG GACATCCTCTTGTCGATCAAGTCAATTCAGGACCTGAAGCATAGTATGAACGTCTATTCAGAGATGCTGAAGCAGAACTCGGAGCTCGCCGCTGCAGATCAAGAAAGGCAGAAGGCTAATTCCGAAATAACCTTAGCCACTCGGCAGTCTCTTGACCAAATCAGAAACCAGCATATAGCCATTATCGACCAAGAATTTAGTCGCCTTCATTCGTCAGTT CGATCTGTAAATGAACTAATATTTTCAATCCATCAAAAACAAGTTTCTTTAGACGAG CGTGTGGAAAACTTTGAAAAGGCGTTTCAACAATTCGAATCCCAAGCCTCTTTGCTTCAAGAATCGTTGATGATGCAGATTTCAAATCAATCGCGATTCCAGGAGTCGTTTCATGCTGATCTTCGCATCGCCCAGTCTCTCCTCGCTGATGTGACGAGCTCTGCTACAAACTTGACGTTGAATGTTGAAAAATCTTTGCAGCGTTTCGACAAATTTTTCAATATTGGAGGGATTCTGAGCTCTCCTTCCGGGCGCGTTTGGGCCGTTGTGCTCTTGTGTATTCTGATAGTTCTCAATCCGAGAATATTTGCTACCTGTCTCCTGATTTTTG TTACCGTGGCAGGGGTCGTTCCCGGTCGAGCCTTGAACGTTTTACGAAATTTAGAGCGATCACCTCTTCATCCGGTTAAGCTAGAATCATGCGCTCGTTTTGCGTGCTTCGTATTCGGATTGATATTTGGGGTGATATTCGTTATATCCCTCaagaagaaagaatatatttcGCTCCCCGCTACCCGCATATTATTTGCTAGGATTTCTAACAGATCAGAGCGAAAATCTCTCGATCTTGCATAA